TTGgttgataactttttttttttataaatttagtaGACTTTTTATATGGACTAAGTTgtatgttttaacttttaatgactgttaaaatttataatgagtttagttaattatatatatatatatatataagaaaaagagaatataaggtttTCCGGTATCTAAGCTTATGAGTGAAACTCCTgatatactaatattttattaatttttgtttaatgaataaatgcatgagcctccatgatttttatggattaaaaaaataatatgtgattgttccacacttaagcttGGATACCTGACagtcttatattctcatccctatatatatatatatatatatatttgtatctgtatattaaaaaacaaaactgtGATTACCTcatcattttattaaaatatcatacatggcaacttaaacaatttatatatatatatatataaattttaatatatatacaataaaaaataaaaaatcagtCCCCTTACAAAATCGGACCTCGGTCCGTCGCCCACTTTGCCCACCTTAAACACCGGTCTTGgtgtaactatttttaaaaatggaaagtgtaataatctatactatattataaaagaaatagccccttttatttatggaagtgttgaaaatatgtaatattttcacttagcaccccttaaaatatttcaccatacactaccccataacattaatgattaatttacactaccaatcctttattctttaatatattttcattaaccatttacatcaattatccaaaccactcgacgccgtctccacTACCGACACTCGGCTCCCCACTACAACAGCATTGTCACGACCagcgccgcattgcgcgggtaacgtgctagtctTTATAAAAGAGAATAGATGTGTATACTACAATATTTTGATCAAGCACTAGCGATGCCAAGATTAGGCACTTAGAGTGAGCAAAATTGTCATATGATTTGTCAAAAGTTAAGTGTCAATATATGGTGATTTTTGTCATTAAATCATACaagttatttaaaaactaaGACATAAAAAGAATTTAACGTTGATAAGATGGGTAAATACATTATGAATCAAACTTATATTAAGTCATATATAAAGAACAATGAGACTAAGGTTGGAATGGGCTTTGGCTCACTCTATGCATTGAGAGTGGCTTCGCCACTATGATCGAGGAAATTAAAATTAGaactataataaatatatatgtttcttgGACCAATTAATTATAGATCAATTGATATCGTCACTACATGATCATATagtttataaatgaaaaatataagtCATAAGTTCAAACTTTGACAAAGgcaaataaaaaaactatattttgtgaTCCATGTGTGAAAATACTCATAATAGTAAGTCATCAGACATGAGTTCTATTTGATGTATACTATATATGAATATCTATATGATAAGTGGGACTTGAGAGTTCTCACTCGtttaccttttttatatatgttcattgggttttttagaaaaatatatatttttgttgttaCACCTAAAACCAACTCTTCTCTTATAtcctaattaatatatatcgCATTATTTACTTCAACCTTCATGTgaatacataatttttttttattagtacgGCAGATGTGAATAAATATTCAAATCTTCATGATTTAGGAATACATGTATATTATTGTTGAGTCGTTGACATTTATATATAGGCATGGATTGAAGAGCTagaaattttgcaaaaaaacAATGTGATTGAAATTTAAAAGGTATTTACTACTGTAACGTTTTATGTAAATGTGAATGACTATTGCTCATAGATAATGAATATACAATGTtaatatattcactttttcatatatgctttttgaaagaattaaCGTATGCTTGTTATGCACATGTAAACAGACATTTGTCTAGTAGTTGAACTTATCAATGTCACtacaaatatacaattataaaaaagtttcacctttttatgtgtataaaattataaattgactaaaaatgtatacaaatttatctaaaataaaaagtataaaattttaaaatccacAAGTATTTACAGATTTAGTATGTCACATCTCTTTTGTccccatcttttttttttacaattagtGTGATTAAAAGtatgacaaattaaatatgaaaattcacaaatatgtaaatataaaagtatggataattatattattatttgtagtgtGCGGGATAGACCCGCCATCCCTACTACCTAAGCCTTCTGCTCTCCCGTTTTAacaaatatgtaaaaaaaaaacaaaagtaaataataCCCAATGCCCTGTTGCACAAAATATGTGAGAGGTTTGAAATATAGATTAGCAATTCAAGTGACCCTCTATATAATTTTTGAGATGGAAACAGGATGGTATAACTTTTGAGTGGACATCAAAACATATACACCACCCACCAGCCCTCGTGACACCATTGTCATAGACAAGAAGCAAAAGGCTTTCTTGTATTCAAAGACAAACACCTATACATATATTCAAGGCTGGCAAAttgtgtcttaacaggttcggTGAGCGTAAAATTCTCAGCTTTCAAACATGAAAATGACTCATTTAACACTTGCCTTTGATGATTTGAGTTTGACAGTTATTCattttatgtatcaaaaaagttaaatgttaaactttaaaatattaaaaacaattatttttaaaaataaaaaaagttgcatAGTACATTTTTTGCTTAACAGGTACTTTAACAGGTCATAAAAAGTACCCAATTAACAAGCATATAACATATGCCATGTGGGAAGCTAGGGTGGTGGCCTGGTGGGGGtcaatttttgaagaaaatttgGAAAGATGGCCATCTCCCCCGACTTTTAACCCTTAATTTGCATTGCATCTGCTTCATCAAGCGTCACAATGATTTTTAACACTAATCTTAAATTTCGCAATGAATTCTAGTTTAGATCGTCATGTCGCCGTtaccaattaattaaaaaaaatgtttaattaaaaaaaaataacacatttcactcataaaaaaactaaaatatattatgAGTATTATGATGAATCAACAAAAACATATGaagttgttttttaaatttaaacatatatatatatccaacttaaaatgagaacaaatgaaaacatttaaaaactaaattttgatgcattaaaagtccataaaactgacataatgcataactaattatcattaattaaatgtttaacaacacatggatccgccaaaatcgaaaaaaatcacgttttttgttggatgcatcattttgataatatgcatccaagatggatgcaaaaaacaaaaaacgtgattttttcgattttgaagaatcaatatgttgttaaatacttaaataatgataattagttatgcactatgttagttttatggacttttaatgcatcaaaatgatgtttttaagtgttctcaccgttcttattttaaaagtgttctcaccggagtgttaccctatatatatatatggacaatcaaataagaacagtttaaaaataagaacgataaaaacaccttaaaaacatcattttgatgcattaaaagtctataaaactgacatagtgcataactaattatcattatttaagtgtttaacaacacattgattcatcacaatcgaaaaaatcacgttttttgttggatgcatcattttgattaatatgcatccaagatggatgcacaaaataaaaaacatgattatatatatatatatatatgtatatatataaaaacaagtattataaaataaaataaatatgacaaGACCTTAAGAGTtatatcatgataaaattgatacaCAGAGATTCAcgaaacacaagtatatataatgatgcatgatgattttcatggtgcaggttgatttttagtgaataaaaacttattattctatttgttttattttacctaaagcatatatatatatatatatatatagggatgggCATTTCGATCCCGAATTTGATCAAAAGTGGGTACCGATCCCATTTAAATCGGTACTGGACCGGGATTTCGGTACCAAATCCGCATACTATGATGCACGGGGACGCCTGATTGGTCGGGGTACCCGTCCCGGGGACGTTTAGGGGACGGGGACGGCTAGGAATCGGCATGGGGACGTATCGGAATTTGGGGACGGCGGGAGAAGGAGTCTGGGGACGTTTCGGGGGAATATGGGGACGTTTCCTAGCCCATTTAGGGTTTAGAGTTTGTATTCCCTTCAAATTAGAACCAAACCATAAAAAACTCTAACCGACCTGTGGACTTATGCgacattgtatatttgtatatatacagCTAACAAATCTCAATTAATATCATACACATCCATATATTATTATCGACTATCGAAGACGAACAACATCcatatattgttgataattaattatttttggaaCATGTAGTATGTTTTGAGTTTACACTTTACATCAATATCTATCTATTTTgagttttctttaatatattttttatttttttatatttttttattgtcgtacctagggatgagaaaaaaaaccgtgacccgtgacccgactCGGAACGGACCCAGAACcggcccgaaccgacccgcccgtAGGGCTAACGagccgggtcacgggtcaagcttttttgacattttcgggtcacgggtCGCGCGGGTCGGGTCaagccaaaaaccgaaaaaaagtgaaggaaacccgtgacccgcccgaacccgacccgaatcGACCCGAACCGTACCTttacgggccgggtcacggttcctGTTTTTATGCACTTGCGGGTAGCGGGCCGGGCCGGGTTTtcgcgggtcgggccgggtcgggtcatttgcacatccctagtCGTACCCTTGCCGTAGccgtatctttttttttttttgacgtTTCCCGTACCCGTATCGTCCCCGTACCCCTTCGCCGTACCCGTCTCGGTGCAACCTAGTCCGCATAGTAAACAATCAGTTTCGTTTCTCATTAAACTTTAATTATACTTTGTAATTATCCAGAGAATGTAAAGTTATGAATTCACACCATATCTTCTTTACTATATAAAGATACTAGATTTTTAACCCACGAAAAACGCGggtaagttttaaaaaataatgtttaataaactaatataaaattaaatttgagaAAGAAAGTAATTAGTTTAAAAGTTTAGTATCTTAGATAAATAACGATTAATGAGACCTAATAATTACATAATTAGTAATTAGgttaaaaattttctattcaAATTTGTAAGAACTTTCTTTCTTATACAATTAGTTTTGATTTCAAATATacaaattgaaaacaaaaaattactCTAGCAGCCCATGTCTCTGTGGATATAAATTGCAACATGATATTAGTATCATATGATCAATCCTTGATCTCATGTGACAAAAAGGTCAACCCCTTTACCATAATCGACACCTGCatatccaccaccaccatacaTGGGTCCATCATAACCATAACCATAACCATATCTACCATAACCAGGATAGAGGCCTACAGAGCCACCTCTATAGCCTCCCCCATAACCATTATTATCATACGAAAAATCACCCCCAGCTCTCTTTGGCTCTGCCCACTTTATCTCCACCTAACATAATTAACAATTCATCAATTTTTCTAtatctttaaaagaaaataaactttggttgatttgaaaaaaacataaactaaattgtaagaaaatatatttacctATTTGCCTCCAAGTTTATGTATTTGACCATCTGAAAAAATCTTTTTCACGGCTTCTCCACTATCAAATGTAACAAAACCAAAGCCGCTTGAGCGTCATGTGACATGATCAAGCATAATCTGATGCTCAATTATACCACCATAGTTGGAAAAAATACTTTCTCATTTCATCTGCACATCAAATTTACAGCCTTATATGTATCACAACTCCATAGTTTAATACATCCATAGACATCCAGACATTAATGTGTTTGCTACCTTCTGTTAAAGTTAATGGTATACCACCAACAAAGATTTTTTTCGTTCTTGATACCCCTCTACTACCTTGTGCATCCTCTCTGGGAACCGTCCTCTTCACTTCAACCTGATttcaaaacacattacaaaaATGGACACACGAGCAAAGGTGGGTCAATCCAACAACCTCGCCTCTTTTAACCCGCACTAACGCTTATTACATATTTAAACCCATGTCCATGACGAGAAACACAACACACACGCTGtttctagaaaaaaaattacCCAACCCACATGACTTGAACTCTTTCCACCTATCCTATATATCATTTCAAGTGATAATATTATAAGTCGATGTTTGGAAAAACGACGAGTTTATGAGTCAAAGAAAAGGAATACCTTTTTATGAGCTTTAATGTCACTTTTGAGAGACAGTCCTTTATTACCTTCCACCATTTGGCCTTGCCTCTCAAGTTTGAAGACCATGTGCATATATTAAAGGGAATTGCACATTTGCACTTAAATGAGTTTGCCTTTGACTTGATTCTTGGCttcaagaaacaaaaacaatattgaTAGCAAAAAAGCAGAAGTAGAAATACCATTAAAATGTTCCATCGTATATGCTACCAATTTGAGGAGCTCACTTTAGGAAACCATGAAGAAGGGTTATCAAACAGAATTCAGGCTTTGCAAGTCCAGAGTCTTTATATTTATTCTAAATTCGGGCTATTTCcatcaatatttatatctattatatattatgttataacTCTTAACCAAAACCTTGATACCATATTCGATTGACTaaaaatcaaattctgcaaACCTTTGAGTGTAACCCCCTGTCTATTTCATTCCATCCCAAACTCTTATTAAATACATTCAAGATTTCTTCATCAATATTAATGCACCCCACCCCACACCATATACCTATTTCACCCATGTCTAAAAGTCTCAAAATAACACAAAATCCAATAATCCACATTTCCCCCTTTTGTACAGAAACCAAGATGATGATCTTACTTAATTCTTATCCAAATtactaaaaatgattttattaaacttaCTCGCGGTTTTCCACGGGATAAAAATCCACTAACCATGTAGTCTTTTTAATCTACTAACCTGGTGCTTGTCGACCAGCTCATCTCATCATATggaaaatattgaaaataacatTAACTACACCAAAACATTTGACCATTTGAGTTGTGTTCTTATTTCTCTAATATGGGAGACATTTTAACCATTCAACCATTTGAGTTGAGTTGTTATCGTCTTACTCTAAAATGTTTTGAGTAAAAAGTTCTCAAACCCATTTTAGCCGTATATAAATAACCCATTTTAACAGTTACTCAACCCATCCTTTCCACCACTCTAGTTAATAGAATAAAGTCAAGAATGTTTATGCACAGATTTTGACATAAATCTAACAGATCCTTTTTAGTTTGCTTTGTATAATATTATTGATTGTACCAGCAGTATCACCAATCCTGAAAGCTCCAATTTAATTCCCCCACGAGTTGTGGCTCACCCAATAACAACCTGCAACAGCCGTTAATGCTTAAATAAGATGATTGGTTTCACAAGCCAAGGCAACAAAGGCTTGAGCCTAAATGACTCGAGCCATAAACGGTTGTCaggttataaatattttataaatacataCGTATAGAATATATCTCGATACTCATACATACTTGATAACGCCAATCGACCCTTACGGCGTCTACTCAATAGCCTATTTTCAGTTTTTACCAAAACATTATACACATTAAGTTACAGCTTCTCAAAAGCCGGAAAGAGTCATTTAGGTTGTTAGAAACTTAGCCGACAGCTCCAACCAACAGTTTTTGCAGATCATACACCATTTAAAAGACCTTCAACCATACTATCATTAGCTACTTTCAGTTTCAACTGAAGCAAAACAAACAGAAAATTGTAGTCCTTAGCGTGTGCTGGCCAATTCTACTTTTTACCCAAGTTGCTCGTCTACCCGTATTTGAAACTTTAACGACTTGATCCATTTCCATAAGCTAGAATCACTTATAAACACACCCAAAATTTGCagataaaaatatcaaatactttccctaaaattacaaaatttcGATAAGAATCTTACCATTATCATCCAAACCCTTATTTAGATGTATAAAACTGATTAGTTACCCAATGACTATTTGGTTGAGTAAAAGCCAAATCTGTTATCTTCACAAATAACCGCCTACTGCATATTATCCGCTTTGAACTCATCAGAGGTAGAGCTCGTATCAACATGGAGTTCAACCTGCATAACAAAAACATAAGCTCTCCATAGTGTACGACTTCTTAGTCGAACTTGTAGCAACCATGACACATTTATACTAAATATCAATTTATTACAAACcgaaattagaaaaacaaagaTCAAGATTCTAAAATCTACTCGACTTGGGTCATATACACTTGGTTGATATAGATGAGGTAAAGTCCAGTCAGGTAAAGTCCAGTCAGGTAAAGTCCAGTCAAGACACCAGTCCACCTACTAGTTAAAGTCCGAGTCTACCACTTATTGTCCAATAACGAAAAAATTAGCTTATGCCTTTTAACCAAACTTTTTTAGTCATTTTAAACAGTTACCCAACCCACTCTTTTAACCGAAAGGATTAAATCCACTACCACCACTAAAAGAGTTAAGCCCCTCTACAAAAAATATTGTTAATAGTTATCACGAAACTGGATTTCCATAGAAcctcataaaacaaaaaaaataacccGAAAGTACCTCATTTTTGGGAGTGCATCAGATTCTTTCAATAACATCATATTATCTCAAATGCCTCAAGTCCATCATCTTAAACAAAAAACACTCACAAATGGGCAAATTAAGCTTGTTCTAGCTTCTTAGTTCCACCAATGGGTCCATACACCACTGCAATAACCCTTGTGGCACCTAATACCAAATAAATAACATCAGTTGACATCAGTTTTAAATCCATTTCACATTCAGTCCATGTAGCTTGAAAAGCAAACCAAAAAACACATGTCATGACTCGACCATCAAGCTCAATTATCATTGCAACTGAAGGTTGCAACTCGAATTTGAGTTGCATATGAAGGTTTACCAATACTATACCACAATCGACTTCTACATTTCCATCCTGCGGTTAATCCTATCATACAACTTCCATATGATACAAAAACATACGAAACCGTATCATAAGGTTCTGTTGCTGCTACTGTAAGTCGTTTTGAGTATAGTACACAAGTTGTTTGAGTATAATGGTCTAGCGGCTCCAGCTGAATCATATACTCGTTTATAATGATACAAATTACTGCCTGCAAATTCCATACTATAAATCatgaacataataaaaaaaaatttgggttCTTATTAATGAATCATTCTTTATGAATAACATGATATCCTAGTCCCACCCATCCACCACCATTCATTCAAgttatcaaaaaatcaaaaagtttcaGAAATTTCTTTCAAGAAAACCCCATATCAACATATCATGGAAACCTAGATCAgatttaataaaacataaaaagttaccATAGATTGAAATCTTTACCTGGAATCTTGAATCTGATGACTTTAacctaaactttaaaaacctaaatcatataaccaaaaacttatcaataaATATCTTTTATAATCGGTAGTTaaacaaatatcaaaagtaaaaaaaaagaaaaactttagaATCTTACTTTttaatcatcttcttcatatttcttttgttgTTCTTCTTCGATGATCCGAATAAACAAACcttataaaaacaacaaaaattaaaacccaTCTAGAACAAAAAGTCATATACCTTTTGAAGTATAAAATATCTTTACTATAATTCATTCTCATTCTTCAGTATCATCCACCAACATAACCTAGATCAAGAAAAAAGTAGAGAATAAATTCGAGTTGAACATcaagaaagggaaaaaagaaAGTCCAGatctatatttaaattttgaaataatttgtgttTTCAAGAATATGATAAATGAAAAAGGGAAGTGTATGGAAGAAGCTTTCTCTCTCTCCTTTTATTGGATACAACTtacctattatatatatttacttttaaattttaaatataaagtcTATACACACAGAAGCCTATACATACATATCCCCACTACCCGTCACCTTGCAACCATTCTCCCGCccaaaaaattgtttaaaaaatgaAGCTCATACACACACTTCTTACACCTTATAATACATACCGAAATCATCACTAATGATGT
The sequence above is drawn from the Erigeron canadensis isolate Cc75 chromosome 4, C_canadensis_v1, whole genome shotgun sequence genome and encodes:
- the LOC122597360 gene encoding RNA-binding protein squid-like, translating into MVFKLERQGQMVEGNKGLSLKSDIKAHKKVEVKRTVPREDAQGSRGVSRTKKIFVGGIPLTLTEGSKHINVWMSMDVEIKWAEPKRAGGDFSYDNNGYGGGYRGGSVGLYPGYGRYGYGYGYDGPMYGGGGYAGVDYGKGVDLFVT